One Paraburkholderia dioscoreae DNA segment encodes these proteins:
- the cmk gene encoding (d)CMP kinase → MKPTRPFHQTPVITIDGPSASGKGTVAALVAASLGFHLLDSGALYRLAALASLRYNIDAHDVDALVKLIDDLHITFREGLAQLDGLDVSAEIRAEEVGSRASAIAVHAPVRAALVARQRAFRKEPGLVADGRDMGTVIFQDAVLKVFMTASVEARAARRHKQLIQKGFSANIDDLLRDLRERDERDSQRVAAPLKPAADAKLLDTSALSVDQAVEQVVQWYEALVPHA, encoded by the coding sequence ATGAAACCGACCCGTCCCTTTCACCAGACGCCCGTCATTACGATCGACGGCCCGAGTGCCTCCGGCAAAGGCACCGTGGCCGCGCTGGTTGCCGCGAGCCTCGGCTTCCATTTGCTGGACAGCGGCGCGCTGTATCGTCTCGCCGCGCTTGCCAGCCTGCGCTACAACATTGACGCGCACGACGTCGACGCCCTTGTAAAGCTGATCGACGATCTGCATATCACTTTTCGCGAAGGGCTGGCGCAACTCGACGGCCTCGACGTGTCGGCCGAAATTCGCGCCGAGGAAGTGGGCAGCCGCGCCTCGGCGATCGCCGTGCACGCGCCCGTGCGCGCCGCGCTGGTGGCGCGCCAGCGGGCTTTCCGCAAGGAACCGGGGCTGGTTGCCGACGGCCGCGACATGGGCACGGTCATCTTCCAGGATGCCGTGCTGAAGGTGTTCATGACCGCAAGCGTCGAGGCCCGCGCGGCGCGGCGGCATAAGCAATTGATCCAAAAAGGATTTTCTGCTAACATAGATGACTTGCTCCGGGATTTGCGTGAGCGCGACGAGCGTGACAGTCAGCGCGTAGCCGCGCCGCTCAAGCCTGCAGCGGACGCCAAGCTGCTTGATACCTCCGCATTGTCAGTCGACCAGGCGGTCGAGCAGGTGGTGCAATGGTATGAAGCTTTAGTCCCGCATGCCTGA
- the aroA gene encoding 3-phosphoshikimate 1-carboxyvinyltransferase, which translates to MEFLDLGPFSRASGTIRLPGSKSISNRVLLLAALAEGETTITNLLDSDDTRVMLDALEKLGVRLKRDGDTCVVTGTRGAFTARTADLFLGNAGTAVRPLTAALAVNGGDYRIHGVPRMHERPIGDLVDGLRQLGAKIDYEENEGYPPLRIRPGQINADAPITVRGDVSSQFLTSLLMTLPLLRTGSGVSTVQVDGELISKPYIEITIKLMERFGIKVERHGWHQFVVPAGQRYQSPGRIMVEGDASSASYFLAAGALGGGPLKVEGVGRASIQGDVGFADALIKMGANLQMGDDWIEVRGVGHDSGKLEPIDMDCNLIPDAAMTIAVAALFADGATTLRNIASWRVKETDRLAAMATELRKVGAKVKEGEDFIVIEPPEKLIPNAAIDTYDDHRMAMCFSLVSLGGVPVRINDPKCVGKTFPDYFERFIALAQP; encoded by the coding sequence ATGGAATTCCTCGATCTCGGACCGTTCTCTCGCGCGTCCGGCACGATTCGTCTGCCTGGCTCGAAGAGCATCTCGAACCGGGTGCTGCTGCTCGCGGCGCTCGCCGAAGGCGAAACGACGATCACGAACCTGCTCGACTCCGACGACACCCGCGTGATGCTCGACGCGCTCGAGAAACTCGGCGTGCGTCTGAAGCGCGACGGCGACACCTGCGTCGTGACCGGCACGCGCGGTGCGTTCACGGCGCGCACGGCGGATCTGTTTCTCGGCAACGCCGGCACGGCGGTGCGTCCGCTGACGGCGGCGCTGGCGGTCAATGGCGGCGACTATCGCATTCACGGCGTGCCGCGCATGCACGAGCGGCCGATCGGCGATCTGGTCGACGGCCTGCGCCAGCTCGGCGCGAAGATCGACTACGAAGAGAACGAAGGCTATCCGCCGCTGCGAATTCGCCCCGGGCAGATCAATGCCGACGCGCCGATCACCGTGCGCGGCGACGTGTCGAGCCAGTTCCTGACCTCGCTTCTCATGACGCTGCCGCTCTTGCGGACCGGAAGCGGCGTGAGTACCGTGCAGGTGGACGGCGAACTGATCTCGAAGCCGTATATCGAGATCACCATCAAGCTGATGGAGCGCTTCGGCATCAAGGTCGAACGCCACGGCTGGCATCAGTTCGTCGTGCCGGCGGGGCAGCGCTATCAGTCGCCGGGCAGGATCATGGTGGAGGGCGATGCGTCGTCCGCTTCTTATTTCCTCGCGGCCGGGGCGCTCGGCGGCGGCCCGCTGAAAGTGGAGGGCGTCGGCCGGGCCAGCATCCAGGGCGACGTCGGCTTTGCCGATGCGCTCATCAAGATGGGCGCGAACCTGCAGATGGGCGACGACTGGATCGAGGTGCGCGGCGTCGGCCACGACAGCGGCAAGCTCGAGCCGATCGACATGGACTGCAACCTGATTCCCGACGCTGCAATGACGATCGCTGTCGCGGCGCTGTTCGCGGACGGCGCGACCACGCTGCGCAACATCGCCAGCTGGCGCGTGAAGGAAACCGACCGGCTCGCCGCAATGGCGACCGAACTGCGCAAGGTCGGCGCCAAGGTGAAGGAAGGCGAGGACTTCATCGTCATCGAACCGCCTGAAAAGCTGATTCCGAACGCCGCCATCGATACCTACGACGATCACCGCATGGCCATGTGCTTCTCGCTGGTGAGTCTCGGCGGCGTACCGGTCCGTATCAACGACCCGAAGTGCGTCGGCAAGACTTTTCCGGATTATTTCGAGCGCTTCATTGCGCTTGCTCAACCCTGA
- a CDS encoding prephenate dehydrogenase, protein MTDVAAFSFDKLVIFGVGLIGGSLARALRERNGTEGARTVIGVGRSSASTERALELGVIDGSAALNDDASLREALSGADFVLLAAPVAQTQPLLERIAPFLDPATIVTDAGSTKSDVVAAARAALGARISQFVPGHPIAGREASGVEAALPELYVGRNVVLCPLPESAPATVERVAAMWRATGALVRDMAPEQHDRVFASVSHLPHLLSFALVEQILNSPDAALKFSFAAGGFRDFTRIAASSPEMWRDVCVANRVALLDELDAYTAVLAGLRAAIEAADGAALETVFARSRVARTEWQEQRAGGVANGDASK, encoded by the coding sequence GTGACCGACGTGGCCGCGTTTTCTTTTGACAAGCTGGTAATTTTCGGTGTCGGCCTGATCGGCGGATCGCTCGCGCGCGCGCTGCGCGAACGGAACGGGACCGAGGGTGCGCGCACGGTGATCGGTGTCGGACGTTCGTCCGCGTCGACCGAGCGCGCTCTGGAACTGGGTGTGATCGACGGCTCGGCGGCGCTGAACGACGACGCCTCGCTGCGCGAAGCATTGTCCGGTGCCGACTTCGTGCTGCTGGCCGCGCCCGTCGCGCAGACACAGCCGTTGCTCGAACGCATCGCGCCGTTTCTCGATCCGGCCACGATCGTCACGGACGCCGGCAGTACCAAGTCGGACGTGGTCGCCGCCGCCCGCGCGGCGCTCGGCGCGCGCATCAGCCAGTTCGTGCCCGGGCATCCGATTGCCGGCCGCGAAGCCAGCGGCGTGGAGGCGGCCTTGCCCGAGCTGTATGTGGGCCGCAATGTCGTGTTGTGCCCGCTGCCGGAGAGTGCGCCGGCAACCGTGGAGCGTGTCGCCGCCATGTGGCGGGCCACCGGTGCGCTTGTGCGTGACATGGCGCCCGAGCAGCACGACCGCGTGTTCGCGTCGGTCAGCCATTTGCCGCACCTGCTTTCGTTCGCGCTGGTCGAGCAGATTCTCAATTCACCCGATGCCGCGCTGAAATTCTCGTTCGCGGCGGGCGGCTTCCGCGATTTCACGCGCATTGCCGCGTCGAGCCCGGAAATGTGGCGCGACGTCTGCGTGGCCAATCGGGTCGCGCTGCTCGACGAACTCGACGCCTATACGGCGGTACTTGCCGGCCTGCGCGCGGCAATCGAAGCCGCCGACGGTGCCGCCCTCGAAACCGTGTTCGCGCGCTCGCGCGTAGCGCGTACCGAATGGCAGGAACAGCGCGCTGGCGGCGTCGCCAATGGCGACGCGTCGAAATAA
- the hisC gene encoding histidinol-phosphate transaminase, with amino-acid sequence MTASFGPSYVRAIAPYIAGKPISEVAREFDLDEKIIVKLASNENPLGMPESAQRAMAQAASELGRYPDANAFELKAALSERYGVPADWITLGNGSNDILEIAAHAFVEKDQSIVYAQYSFAVYALATQGLGARAIVVPAVKYGHDLDAMLAAITDDTRLIFVANPNNPTGTFIEGTKLEAFLDKVPRNVVVVLDEAYTEYLPQEKRYDSIAWVRRYPNLLVSRTFSKAFGLAGLRVGFAIAQPELTDLLNRLRQPFNVNTLAQAAAIAALSDRAFLEKSAALNAQGYRRLTEAFDKLGLEYVPSDGNFVLVRVGNDDAAGGRVNLELLKQGVIVRPVGNYGLPQWLRVTIGLPEENEAFLAALEKALDPA; translated from the coding sequence ATGACAGCGTCTTTCGGTCCTTCCTACGTGCGTGCCATTGCGCCTTACATCGCAGGCAAACCGATTTCGGAAGTGGCCCGCGAATTCGATCTGGACGAAAAGATCATCGTGAAACTCGCCTCGAACGAGAATCCGCTCGGCATGCCGGAATCGGCACAGCGCGCGATGGCGCAGGCCGCCAGCGAACTGGGCCGCTACCCCGACGCCAACGCGTTCGAGCTGAAGGCTGCGCTGAGCGAGCGCTACGGCGTGCCGGCCGACTGGATCACGCTTGGCAACGGCAGCAACGACATCCTCGAAATCGCCGCACACGCGTTTGTGGAAAAGGACCAGTCGATCGTCTATGCGCAGTACTCGTTCGCGGTTTACGCGTTGGCCACGCAAGGCCTGGGCGCTCGCGCGATCGTCGTGCCGGCCGTCAAATACGGTCATGACCTCGACGCAATGCTCGCGGCGATTACCGACGACACGCGCCTGATTTTCGTCGCCAACCCGAACAACCCGACCGGCACGTTTATTGAAGGCACGAAGCTCGAAGCGTTTCTCGACAAGGTGCCGCGCAACGTGGTCGTCGTGCTCGACGAGGCGTACACGGAATATCTGCCGCAAGAGAAGCGCTACGACTCGATCGCGTGGGTGCGCCGCTACCCGAATCTGCTGGTGTCGCGAACATTTTCGAAGGCGTTCGGCCTCGCCGGTTTGCGCGTGGGTTTCGCGATCGCACAGCCTGAATTGACCGATCTGCTGAATCGTCTGCGTCAGCCGTTCAACGTGAACACACTGGCGCAAGCCGCGGCGATCGCCGCGCTGAGCGACAGGGCGTTTCTGGAGAAGAGCGCCGCGTTGAACGCGCAAGGCTATCGCCGTTTGACCGAAGCCTTCGACAAGCTCGGTCTGGAGTATGTGCCGTCGGACGGCAACTTCGTGCTGGTACGTGTCGGCAACGACGACGCAGCAGGCGGCCGCGTCAACCTGGAGCTGCTGAAGCAGGGCGTGATCGTGCGGCCGGTCGGCAACTATGGTTTGCCGCAATGGCTGCGTGTCACGATCGGCTTGCCGGAAGAAAACGAAGCATTCCTTGCTGCGCTCGAAAAAGCGCTCGACCCCGCTTAA
- the pheA gene encoding prephenate dehydratase — protein sequence MDDELNTRLKPLRERIDALDAQLIALLNQRAAVALEVGEVKKHFNAPVFRPEREQQVIARLQDMSEGPLASEHISAIWREIMAASRALEKTIKAAYLGPVGTYSEQAMHEYFGQSIEGLPCPSIDEVFRSVEAGAAEFGVVPVENSTEGAVSRTLDLLLQTQLTIGGELALPIHHNLLTLNGGLTGVTRVCAHAQALAQCQRWLSTNAPHLERQAVSSNAEAARMAAEDPTVAAIAGDRAATHYGLQVAYALIQDDPHNRTRFVMIGKQPTGPSGYDQTSLIVSVHNEPGAVFKLLEPLARHSVSMTRFESRPARVGTWEYYFYIDLEGHRDDPAVAAALAELGEKAAFLKILGSYPRAR from the coding sequence ATGGACGACGAACTCAATACCCGACTCAAACCTCTTCGCGAACGCATCGACGCGCTCGACGCGCAACTGATCGCGCTCCTCAATCAACGCGCGGCGGTAGCGCTCGAAGTGGGCGAGGTCAAGAAGCATTTCAACGCGCCGGTGTTTCGGCCGGAGCGCGAACAGCAGGTGATCGCGCGTCTGCAGGACATGAGCGAAGGGCCGCTCGCGAGCGAGCATATCAGCGCGATCTGGCGCGAGATCATGGCCGCGAGCCGCGCGCTCGAAAAGACCATCAAGGCCGCTTATCTCGGCCCGGTCGGCACCTACAGCGAACAGGCGATGCACGAGTACTTCGGTCAGTCGATCGAAGGCCTGCCGTGCCCGTCGATCGACGAAGTGTTCCGCTCGGTCGAGGCGGGCGCCGCGGAATTCGGCGTCGTGCCTGTCGAGAATTCGACCGAAGGCGCGGTGTCGCGCACGCTCGATCTGCTGCTGCAAACGCAACTCACGATCGGCGGCGAGCTGGCTTTGCCGATCCACCACAATCTGTTGACGCTGAACGGTGGCCTCACCGGTGTAACGCGCGTGTGCGCGCATGCGCAGGCGCTTGCCCAATGTCAGCGCTGGCTGTCGACCAACGCGCCGCATCTGGAGCGCCAGGCAGTGTCGAGCAATGCGGAAGCAGCGCGCATGGCAGCGGAAGACCCGACCGTGGCGGCCATCGCCGGCGATCGCGCCGCGACGCACTATGGCTTGCAGGTGGCGTATGCGCTGATCCAGGACGATCCGCACAACCGCACGCGCTTCGTGATGATCGGCAAACAGCCGACCGGCCCGAGCGGTTATGACCAGACGTCGTTGATCGTTTCCGTGCATAACGAACCTGGCGCCGTATTCAAGCTGCTCGAACCGCTGGCACGCCACAGCGTGTCCATGACGCGTTTCGAATCGCGTCCGGCACGGGTCGGCACGTGGGAGTACTACTTCTACATCGACCTCGAAGGCCATCGCGACGATCCGGCGGTCGCCGCCGCGCTCGCCGAACTCGGCGAGAAGGCTGCGTTCCTGAAGATTCTGGGCTCGTATCCGCGCGCCCGCTGA
- the serC gene encoding 3-phosphoserine/phosphohydroxythreonine transaminase has protein sequence MPEEVLRQAADEMLDWQGSGMSVMEMSHRGKEFMSIHEEALVDLRDLLQVPASHRILFLQGGGLGENAIVPMNLMGAKPRADFVVTGSWSQKSFKEAQKYGTAHLAASGQTADGFTRAPARSEWQLSDDPAYVHLCTNETIHGVETFEIPDLGDIPLVADASSHILSRPMDIAKYGVLFGGAQKNIGMAGVTVVVVREDMLDRAQPICPSAFEWKIVAENNSMYNTPPTYAIYIAGLVFKWLKKQGGLAAMEARNLEKSKLLYDAIDSSSFYLNKVERGSRSRMNVPFFLADESRNEDFLAGAKARGMVQLKGHKSVGGMRASIYNAVPLEGVKALVEYMKEFEQRSA, from the coding sequence ATGCCCGAAGAAGTTCTGCGTCAAGCCGCCGACGAAATGCTCGATTGGCAAGGCAGCGGCATGAGCGTGATGGAAATGAGCCATCGCGGGAAAGAGTTCATGTCGATCCATGAGGAAGCGCTCGTCGATCTGCGCGACCTGCTTCAGGTGCCGGCGAGCCACCGCATCCTGTTCCTGCAAGGTGGCGGATTGGGCGAGAACGCAATCGTGCCGATGAACCTGATGGGCGCGAAGCCGCGCGCGGATTTCGTCGTGACGGGTTCATGGTCGCAGAAGTCTTTCAAGGAAGCGCAGAAGTACGGCACTGCGCATCTGGCGGCCAGCGGCCAGACGGCCGATGGTTTCACCCGCGCGCCCGCCCGCTCGGAATGGCAACTGTCGGACGACCCGGCTTACGTGCATCTGTGCACGAACGAGACGATTCACGGCGTCGAGACGTTCGAGATCCCCGATCTCGGCGATATTCCGCTCGTGGCGGATGCCTCGTCGCATATCCTGTCGCGTCCCATGGACATCGCCAAATACGGCGTGCTGTTCGGCGGCGCGCAGAAGAACATCGGCATGGCGGGCGTGACAGTGGTGGTCGTGCGCGAAGACATGCTCGATCGTGCGCAACCGATCTGCCCGTCGGCGTTCGAATGGAAGATCGTCGCCGAGAACAATTCGATGTACAACACGCCGCCCACTTACGCGATCTACATCGCCGGGCTGGTGTTCAAGTGGTTGAAGAAGCAGGGCGGCCTTGCCGCGATGGAAGCACGCAATCTCGAAAAGTCGAAGCTGCTGTACGACGCGATCGACTCGAGCAGCTTCTATCTGAACAAGGTCGAACGCGGCTCGCGCTCGCGGATGAACGTCCCGTTCTTCCTCGCCGACGAGTCCCGCAACGAAGATTTCCTGGCCGGCGCGAAAGCGCGGGGAATGGTGCAGCTAAAGGGCCACAAGTCCGTCGGCGGCATGCGGGCGTCGATTTATAACGCCGTCCCGCTCGAGGGCGTCAAAGCGCTTGTCGAATACATGAAGGAATTCGAACAGCGCAGCGCCTGA
- a CDS encoding DUF2059 domain-containing protein, which produces MQKRFKQLMLLAALVPTFAMAQALQSPAPAAPAAAAAPVDPAKQAAIKDLLDAIDAQKLVGAIGNSAQMQAKQLVPAILSDALSENKTMTDKQKQASVPTLQKNAVPKLVDGAGQVFATDSFRQDAMQAQYDAYAKYYSTSEIKDLTTFYKSPTGRKFIQVQDQVGRDVVNGLMQKYMPQSIKATRDQADKEVASVKPAK; this is translated from the coding sequence ATGCAAAAACGATTCAAACAACTGATGTTGCTGGCTGCCCTCGTGCCGACCTTCGCCATGGCTCAAGCGCTTCAGAGCCCGGCTCCGGCGGCGCCGGCTGCTGCCGCGGCACCGGTTGATCCGGCCAAGCAGGCTGCAATCAAGGATCTGTTGGACGCAATCGACGCGCAGAAGCTCGTCGGCGCGATCGGCAACAGCGCCCAGATGCAAGCCAAGCAGCTGGTTCCGGCAATCCTGTCGGACGCTCTGAGCGAAAACAAGACGATGACGGACAAGCAGAAGCAGGCTTCCGTCCCGACGCTGCAAAAGAACGCAGTGCCGAAGCTGGTTGACGGCGCAGGCCAGGTGTTCGCAACGGACAGCTTCCGCCAGGACGCCATGCAAGCTCAGTACGACGCCTACGCGAAGTACTACAGCACGTCGGAAATCAAGGATCTGACTACGTTCTACAAGAGCCCGACCGGCCGCAAGTTCATCCAGGTGCAAGACCAGGTTGGCCGTGACGTCGTGAACGGCTTGATGCAGAAGTACATGCCGCAATCGATCAAGGCAACGCGTGACCAGGCCGACAAGGAAGTCGCTTCGGTCAAGCCGGCCAAGTAA
- the gyrA gene encoding DNA gyrase subunit A encodes MDQFAKETLPISLEEEMRRSYLDYAMSVIVGRALPDVRDGLKPVHRRVLYAMHELNNDWNRAYKKSARIVGDVIGKYHPHGDTAVYDTIVRMAQDFSLRYMLVDGQGNFGSVDGDNAAAMRYTEIRMAKIGHELLADIDKETVDFTPNYDGSENEPAILPARIPNLLINGSSGIAVGMATNIPPHNLNEVVDACQHLLKNPEATIDELIEIVPAPDFPTAGIIYGVAGVRDGYRTGRGRVVMRALTHFEEIDRGQRMAIIVDELPYQVNKRSLLERIAELVNEKKLEGISDIRDESDKSGMRVVIELKRGEVPEVVLNNLYKATQLQDTFGMNMVALVDGQPKLLNLKEMLSCFLSHRREVLTRRTVYELRKARERGHVLEGLAVALANIDEFIAIIKAAPTPPIAKQELMARPWDSSLVREMLARAETENASAGGREAYRPDGLNPSFGMQSDGLYRLSDTQAQEILQMRLQRLTGLEQDKIIGEYREVMAQIADLLDILARPERITAIIVEELTSIKAEFGDARRSKIELNATELNTEDLITPQEMVVTMSHAGYVKSQPLSEYSAQKRGGRGKQATAMKEDDWIDTLFIANTHDHILCFSNRGRVYSVKVYEVPQGSRNSRGRPIINIFPLQEGEKITVVLPVKEFSADKFVFMGTALGTVKKTPLEAFGRVLRKGIIAVGLDDGDYLIGAAITDGQHDVMLFSDSGKAVRFDENDVRPMGREARGVRGMQLEDGQNVIALLVAGDEQQSVLTATENGFGKRTPIIEYTRHGRGTKGMIAIQTSERNGKVVAATLVDQEAQIMLITNTGVLIRTRVSEIREMGRATQGVTLISLDEGTKLSGLQQVAEAEAEGDAESDAEGPAEGNNADDSGGEEGGAA; translated from the coding sequence ATGGATCAATTCGCCAAAGAGACTCTGCCAATCTCCCTAGAGGAGGAAATGCGCCGTTCGTATCTCGATTACGCGATGAGCGTGATCGTAGGGCGTGCGCTTCCCGATGTTCGCGATGGCCTGAAGCCGGTGCACCGGCGCGTGCTGTACGCGATGCACGAACTGAACAACGACTGGAACCGGGCTTACAAGAAGTCGGCGCGTATTGTCGGCGACGTTATCGGTAAATATCACCCGCACGGCGACACGGCTGTTTACGACACCATCGTCCGGATGGCGCAGGACTTCTCGCTGCGCTACATGCTGGTAGACGGCCAGGGCAACTTCGGCTCGGTCGACGGCGACAATGCCGCGGCCATGCGGTACACCGAAATCCGCATGGCGAAGATCGGCCATGAACTGCTGGCCGACATCGACAAGGAAACGGTCGACTTCACGCCGAACTACGACGGCAGCGAAAACGAGCCGGCCATCCTGCCGGCGCGCATTCCCAATCTGCTGATCAATGGTTCGTCCGGTATCGCGGTCGGCATGGCAACCAACATTCCGCCGCACAACCTCAATGAAGTTGTCGACGCCTGCCAGCATCTGCTCAAGAACCCGGAAGCCACGATCGACGAACTGATCGAGATCGTTCCGGCGCCCGACTTCCCGACGGCCGGCATCATCTACGGCGTGGCGGGCGTGCGCGACGGCTATCGCACGGGCCGCGGCCGCGTGGTGATGCGCGCGCTGACGCACTTCGAGGAAATCGACCGCGGCCAGCGCATGGCGATCATCGTCGACGAGCTGCCGTACCAGGTGAACAAGCGCTCACTTCTGGAGCGCATCGCCGAACTGGTCAACGAAAAGAAGCTCGAAGGCATTTCCGACATCCGCGACGAGTCCGACAAGAGCGGCATGCGCGTCGTGATCGAACTGAAGCGCGGCGAAGTGCCGGAAGTGGTGCTCAACAATCTGTACAAGGCGACCCAGCTTCAGGACACCTTCGGCATGAACATGGTCGCGCTGGTCGACGGCCAGCCGAAGCTGCTGAACCTGAAGGAAATGCTGTCGTGCTTCCTGTCGCATCGCCGGGAAGTGCTGACGCGGCGCACTGTATACGAACTGCGCAAGGCGCGCGAACGCGGCCACGTGCTCGAAGGCCTGGCGGTCGCGCTTGCCAATATCGACGAGTTCATCGCAATCATCAAAGCGGCGCCGACTCCGCCGATCGCCAAGCAGGAATTGATGGCGCGTCCGTGGGATTCGTCGCTGGTGCGTGAGATGCTGGCGCGTGCCGAGACGGAAAACGCGTCGGCGGGTGGTCGCGAAGCCTACCGTCCTGACGGTTTGAATCCGTCGTTCGGCATGCAGTCCGACGGCCTTTACCGTCTGTCCGACACCCAGGCTCAGGAAATTCTGCAGATGCGTCTGCAGCGCCTGACCGGCCTGGAGCAGGACAAGATCATCGGCGAGTACCGCGAAGTCATGGCGCAAATCGCCGACCTGCTGGACATTCTGGCTCGCCCGGAACGCATTACGGCGATCATCGTCGAGGAACTCACGTCGATCAAAGCCGAGTTCGGCGATGCGCGCCGCTCCAAAATCGAGCTGAACGCAACCGAACTGAACACGGAAGATCTGATCACGCCGCAAGAGATGGTCGTGACCATGTCGCACGCGGGTTACGTGAAATCGCAGCCGCTGTCCGAGTACAGCGCGCAGAAGCGGGGTGGTCGCGGCAAGCAGGCCACGGCAATGAAAGAAGACGACTGGATCGACACGCTGTTCATCGCGAACACGCACGATCACATTCTGTGCTTCTCCAATCGCGGCCGCGTCTACAGCGTGAAGGTCTATGAAGTGCCGCAAGGTTCGCGGAACTCGCGCGGCCGTCCGATCATCAATATCTTCCCGCTTCAGGAAGGCGAGAAGATTACGGTCGTCTTGCCGGTCAAGGAATTCTCGGCTGACAAATTCGTCTTTATGGGCACTGCGTTAGGAACCGTAAAAAAGACGCCGCTGGAAGCCTTTGGCCGCGTGTTGCGCAAGGGTATTATTGCGGTCGGTCTGGATGACGGCGATTACCTGATCGGTGCCGCGATTACCGACGGTCAGCACGACGTGATGCTGTTCTCGGATTCGGGCAAGGCGGTCCGCTTCGACGAAAACGACGTGCGTCCGATGGGCCGCGAGGCGCGCGGTGTACGCGGCATGCAGCTCGAAGACGGCCAGAACGTGATCGCGTTGCTGGTAGCCGGCGACGAGCAGCAGTCGGTGCTCACCGCCACGGAAAACGGTTTTGGCAAGCGTACGCCGATCATCGAGTACACCCGTCATGGCCGCGGTACGAAGGGCATGATCGCGATCCAGACCTCGGAGCGTAACGGCAAGGTCGTTGCCGCCACGCTGGTGGATCAGGAAGCGCAGATCATGCTGATCACCAATACCGGCGTGCTGATCCGTACGCGGGTATCGGAAATTCGGGAAATGGGACGTGCAACCCAAGGTGTTACACTCATCAGCCTTGACGAAGGGACCAAGCTTTCAGGTCTGCAACAGGTTGCTGAGGCGGAAGCGGAAGGTGATGCGGAAAGCGACGCCGAAGGTCCCGCTGAAGGTAACAACGCGGATGACAGCGGCGGCGAAGAGGGCGGTGCGGCCTGA
- the ompA gene encoding outer membrane protein OmpA, with translation MNKLSKLAFIAATAVMAASAMAQSVPASRQATNDNWVNGTGEYVWMNGTNELCWRDAFWTPATANAKCDGALVAQAPTPPAPVAPAPAITSQKITYQADALFDFDKAILKPGGKEKLDDLASKIGALNLEVVVATGYTDRIGSDKYNDRLSLRRAQAVKAYLVSKGIESNRIYTEGKGKRNPVTTGCNQKNRKQLIACLAPDRRVEVEVVGTSKQ, from the coding sequence ATGAATAAACTTTCAAAGCTCGCGTTCATTGCAGCTACCGCAGTTATGGCTGCATCCGCCATGGCGCAATCGGTGCCGGCGTCGCGACAAGCCACGAACGACAACTGGGTGAATGGTACCGGCGAATACGTGTGGATGAACGGCACGAACGAGCTTTGCTGGCGCGATGCATTCTGGACGCCGGCAACGGCCAACGCAAAGTGCGATGGCGCCCTGGTTGCCCAGGCTCCGACCCCGCCGGCTCCGGTCGCACCTGCACCGGCCATCACGAGCCAAAAGATTACGTATCAAGCTGACGCGCTGTTCGACTTCGACAAGGCAATCCTGAAGCCGGGCGGCAAGGAAAAGCTGGACGATCTGGCATCGAAGATCGGCGCACTGAACCTCGAAGTCGTCGTCGCAACGGGTTACACGGACCGTATCGGTTCGGACAAGTACAACGACCGTCTGTCGCTGCGCCGTGCTCAAGCTGTGAAGGCATACCTGGTCAGCAAGGGCATCGAATCCAACCGTATCTATACGGAAGGCAAGGGCAAGCGCAACCCGGTCACGACCGGTTGCAACCAGAAGAACCGCAAGCAACTTATCGCCTGCCTCGCACCGGATCGTCGCGTGGAAGTCGAAGTTGTCGGTACTTCGAAGCAATAA